The following proteins are co-located in the Flectobacillus major DSM 103 genome:
- a CDS encoding DUF1353 domain-containing protein, whose product MYNKIVVMYREAPSDKADWWELYEPFEETLSDGSVILVPAGYVTDFASVPMLLWSFFPPIGKYNRAALVHDYLYDLQYKQKELGEQAARKFADEQFLYLANAINPQASIRHYIMYWMVRVFGVYAWRAKK is encoded by the coding sequence ATGTACAATAAGATTGTAGTGATGTATCGAGAAGCTCCCAGCGACAAAGCTGATTGGTGGGAGCTTTATGAGCCGTTTGAAGAAACACTTTCAGACGGCTCTGTTATTTTGGTACCGGCTGGGTATGTTACTGATTTTGCAAGTGTGCCAATGTTGCTCTGGTCGTTTTTCCCACCTATAGGCAAATATAATCGAGCAGCCTTGGTACATGACTATTTGTATGATTTGCAGTACAAGCAAAAAGAACTAGGAGAACAAGCCGCTAGGAAGTTTGCCGATGAACAGTTTTTGTACTTGGCCAATGCAATAAATCCACAGGCATCAATACGTCATTATATCATGTATTGGATGGTGAGAGTCTTTGGCGTTTATGCCTGGCGGGCCAAAAAATAG